The genomic region caaaacaaaacaaaaagaaatcacaCTCTACAAAGGTCCTGAGTCTCACCTGTTACATACTGTATTTTGTTTTGACAGCTCAATATACATTGAGTTTAATATACTAACAATAACTCCATATACATAATGGTCACCTCCAAGTATCTACATGAAAGAAATTTACTTTCattcacacattaaaaaaaaaaaaaacttttaatataaaaaaaaaatgctcattgTAAGAAAcacccctttttttctgttcaatTCCATAATTGCAAAACTTTATAGACTAGATTGCATGTTTAAGGAAAGAAGCCTTGACAGtatggatggtggtgatgatgatgataataatgatgatgttgttagtgatgatgatgattgatactGATTATGGTAGTGATCAGGGTGATTAACAATGCAGATAatgtctgataatgataatgatgatgagggaagacaatggtaatggaaaactgttaatactgatggtaatgactgatgatgatgatgaagatgaagatgaagatgaagataaagatgatgatgatgatgatgatgatgatatattgtaacaaaatacataatttttaaaaattatcactatcatcatttgcaATGgacatagaagtagtagtataaatagaagcattaatattaatagaagtagtagttgcagtagtagtagaagtagttgttgtagttgttgttgttgtagtagttgtagtagtagtaaaagcagtagtagtgGCTTAATGATCTGTCAGTATCATCTggtcaaaaacagaaagaaaaaagaaaatggaagaaaaaaaattcacatgataattttttgtttttcttataattaatgGAAATGATGAGACTACCGGCACCTGTTACATGATAATTACTGTATATTCCTGTCAATACTGGTATTCTATaactgaggatgatgatgacaatggtgatgactATATTTATGATGCTAATGAGGATGCAGAGCAACGAAAAAATGGAAATTCTTCTAATCCATCACAAGTATGTAAATTTCAATCTATTCATCATTGCAATATGCATTTCCTGAAAAGATAAACATGCAATGCTAACAAAATGAAGCAATGTAAAATAGATCACAAACTACAATAACTATTCccaaatatataatttcctttttgatGCCTTAATTACTTCTCAGCTTGTTAACAAAAGCAATAAGATAGGGATTATATACTGAAATTTAACTCAAAAATAATATATTCACATCAATATAGtcattttatgtatatagtaaagaataaaagatgatatagggaagaagacaaggaagagacaGGCAAgaattagaagaggaagaggaagaggaagaggaagaggaagaggaagaggtagaggaagaggaagaaaaagaaacagaagagaaaaaagcaaaatctTCCAAGTGAAATCAACaccataaaaacatataaaacgtaataaaaataacaacaataaaccatTACATGAAAGAATACAGCAAAATATGGATAAAAATTACATAAACTCAAGTCCCTCAAAATCATTTTCTTTACAATTACTTATTAGGATACAGTCAGTGTGACCAAAGTGCTCTATCAAAAGCATGCGCTCCTTAGCCTATTTCACGCTTAATTTCCTATTTTATGACATTTCATCACAATCCAAGTCTTCAGTATTAAGTAGATGTAATTGCACAACCTTGTTCGTTAAAAACTTTAACAATTAATGAATCTGATGAGTGATCTCAAGAAAACAATTTTATGCCACTATATGCATGCAATGAGctatcaaaatacaaataacatgAATCATTTATCAGATCACTATCctcacatatattttcttttatatatttgtgacaAATACACATTTCATTCAGGATTTTTCAAGGTTACTTTCAGAGATGTATTACTATAAGCATTCATACAAGTGAAATTCTTGCAACCAATAGAACTTTAGCCTAAAAACAGTtgtctatttacacatataaacaggagaagaaaaagaaaaaaaatattcttaggATGAGATATCATAGGAGGAGGATGATTGCAAGTCAAAATATTTCTTAAACAAATTTTTCAAAATCCACTTATACTAgcatacagttcatatatacagtgtgtgttgtgtgtgtgcgtgtgtgtgtgtgtgcgtggtgggggggggggggggggggttatgtggtgtgtgtagttgtaggagtgtgttgtgtgtgtgggtgtgcatgtgcccatgtttatgcatatctttgtctttgtttgtatctttgtctttatgtgtGGGTGTCAGTGTGCATGTCCAGGTGCATGATCACAAGTGTTTATGCATGATCGTATGGGTGAGTAGTACAAAATTACAAACAAATGTGCAGGTGTGAGaagttatgtacatatgtgtgtgcaatgGAAAATGAACAATAGAAAATACCATCATAATTTTTGGTGTCTTCGTGAAGATTTTTACATAAACTTGTAgatatccttttcttcctttcatgaCAACTATATGAAATGCATTAATATGAaataaagtatgtatgtttgcaggTCTGCATTTTCAaaagtgtgtacatacacatgtacttgtACATCTGTGCATGTGAAGTGAGGAATTACATGTTCAATACATTTAGACGGGTCataaatcatacataaataaatgtttaagAGCAATTTGATTTTTTCATTTGCTTGTTAGAATTGTCATAACCAAACTCTAATCAATAAATTATCAGTGAGATCGAGAACACTATCTTCAGTGAAAaaaatctataatatacatatatacatatacatatgtatgtgtatgtgtatgtgtatgtgtatgtgtatgtgtgtgtgtgtgtgtgtgtgtgtgtgtgtgtgtgtgtgtgtgtgtgtgtgtgtgtgtgtgtgtgtgtgtgtgtgtgtgtgtgtgtgtgtgtgtgcatatatgtatatacatgtatatatacatatatgtatatgtatatatatgtatacatatatatacttatatgtgtgaacatatgtatatatacatatatatacaaatatatacttaaatagataaatatatgcatatatacatacataacatacatacattagatatatatatatatatatatatatatatatttatatatatgtatgtatgttatatatatatatatatatatatatatatatatatatgtatgtatgttatattattttatatatatatatatatatatatatatatatatatatatataacatacatacatatgtatgtatatatacatacatttatatacatttatatatacatatttgtatgtatatatgtatgtatgtatatatttatatttttatattcatatatatatacatttacatatctatatatataatatatacacatatatatatatatatattcatatatatacacatatgtgtatatgtatatatgtatatgtatatatatatatatatatatatatatatgtatgtatgtatgtatatatatgtgtgtatatatatgtatatatatgtgtgtgtatatatatatatatatatatatatatatatatatatatatatatatatatatatatatatatatatatgtgtatatatatatatatatatatatatatatatatatatatatatatatatatatatgtatatgtatatatatacatatatataattatatatttacaaacatatatctatatttataattatatacatattaatatatatatttatttattcttaaatatacatactgtatataaatatgcatataaaatatatttacatacatacattacatacatatacatatacatatacacatatatatatatatatatatatatatatatatatatatatatatatgtttaactacTCTCAAGATGACCCCTGAGGCTTTGGActagtgtaaataaatataacatccTCATCTGTGCCATAACTCTGTCTAGCCTCATCAAGCTTACTAAAAGAGATTGAACAAATGCGATTCTTAAAAGATGGATTCCTGTAATAGAGGTGATTCTTCCTCAAGTCATAGCCAATGAGGAGAATATAGTGGCCCTGGTAcggaggggagcaggggaggcAGGAGCGCAGTTGGGGCATCGCCCTTTCGCATCTGTTGCAGATGAGGAGGTGGGCATTGGTAAGCACTATGACCGGTCCATCCTGTTGCAGGTGGACCAGAATATCACTCATGGTGCTGCTCCCTTGCTCTACCACCACACCATTCCTGCTGGCATCACGGAACCGGTCCAGGACTCTCTGAGCATCCTGCAGGACAGTTGACTGggttaaaaataattattgtatgGGATTAATTCAACTCTATCTTCATTATATTATGGCAGTTATTCTCTTATAAAACCTTTATTCAAAATAAATCACAcatgaatacgcacacatacgtgcacacacacgcacaaatgcatgcactcacacacaaacacggaaagaaaaagaataaagcaaaGGAACTAATGGGTAACTTTTCAATAATTCCAGACCTTAAGGAAA from Penaeus chinensis breed Huanghai No. 1 chromosome 39, ASM1920278v2, whole genome shotgun sequence harbors:
- the LOC125046497 gene encoding protein GUCD1-like translates to MDGYPVSITGEAVKMGGSRSLDQVLLNIDHIQQRHTWDCGLACIMMVLPPLQRSKLSSSLYQICEEEGFDKSTWSIDLAYLLQRFQIRHRYKTVTLGVDPGFCTESFYDHVLHKDAQRVLDRFRDASRNGVVVEQGSSTMSDILVHLQQDGPVIVLTNAHLLICNRCERAMPQLRSCLPCSPPYQGHYILLIGYDLRKNHLYYRNPSFKNRICSISFSKLDEARQSYGTDEDVIFIYTSPKPQGSS